In Candidatus Woesearchaeota archaeon, a single genomic region encodes these proteins:
- a CDS encoding proline--tRNA ligase: DEDSGERLALRPTSETIMYDSYAKWIRSWRDLPLRINQWANVVRWETEQTKLFLRSREFLWQEGHNVYETLEECDIETEMMIKEYQKLCKDVLALPTTIGRKSDREKFAGAVYTLTIEAFMPDGKALQCGTSHNLGQGFAKAFGISFQDREGNNGVLPWQNSWGFSTRLIGATVMLHSDDKGLVLPPKVAKNKVVIVPILFEDSRDAVIETAELLADKLKQFNPYIDDREEHSPGFKFSEWELKGVPLRIEIGPKDLDSDSCVVVRRDTGEKQIVEIKDVAQVVEELLEAMHNDLYDKALELQERLTVSTNSYEEFKKMIEARKRVQVSFCGREECEEKVKEETGASSRCQPLDDPEPKHETCFACKEAATANFYFSKSY, translated from the coding sequence AGATGAAGATTCTGGTGAGCGTCTTGCACTAAGACCAACGTCTGAAACCATCATGTATGATTCTTACGCCAAATGGATTCGTTCTTGGAGAGACTTACCCCTACGAATTAATCAATGGGCTAATGTTGTGCGCTGGGAAACTGAGCAAACAAAATTGTTTTTGCGCTCGCGCGAATTCCTCTGGCAAGAAGGTCATAATGTCTATGAAACTCTTGAAGAGTGTGATATTGAAACGGAGATGATGATCAAAGAGTATCAGAAGCTCTGCAAGGATGTGTTAGCATTACCTACAACAATTGGGCGAAAATCGGATCGTGAAAAATTTGCAGGTGCAGTTTACACTCTTACCATCGAGGCGTTTATGCCTGATGGAAAAGCATTACAATGCGGAACATCACATAACCTAGGACAGGGATTTGCAAAGGCATTTGGCATTTCCTTTCAAGATAGGGAAGGAAACAATGGTGTTCTTCCTTGGCAGAATAGCTGGGGGTTCTCAACACGGCTCATTGGTGCAACAGTAATGCTACACTCTGATGACAAAGGTCTTGTTCTTCCTCCAAAAGTTGCAAAAAACAAAGTAGTGATTGTTCCTATCCTCTTTGAAGATTCTCGTGATGCTGTTATTGAAACAGCAGAACTACTTGCTGATAAGTTAAAACAGTTCAACCCCTACATCGATGATCGTGAAGAGCACTCTCCGGGGTTCAAGTTCTCAGAATGGGAATTAAAAGGGGTTCCTCTTCGCATAGAAATAGGTCCAAAAGACCTTGACTCTGACTCTTGCGTTGTTGTTCGCAGGGACACTGGAGAAAAACAAATAGTTGAAATTAAGGATGTTGCTCAAGTGGTTGAAGAACTCCTAGAAGCTATGCATAATGATCTTTACGATAAAGCGCTGGAATTACAAGAACGTTTAACGGTTAGTACGAATTCCTATGAGGAGTTCAAAAAAATGATTGAAGCGCGTAAACGTGTTCAAGTGAGTTTTTGTGGAAGGGAAGAGTGCGAAGAGAAAGTAAAAGAGGAAACAGGGGCTTCTTCGCGTTGCCAACCACTTGATGATCCTGAACCTAAACATGAAACGTGCTTTGCTTGCAAAGAAGCAGCCACCGCAAACTTTTATTTCAGCAAAAGTTATTAG